A window of the Bacillus andreraoultii genome harbors these coding sequences:
- a CDS encoding APC family permease, translating to MVNTVKKLLIGKPLKSTELGEQKLTKTKALAILSSDALSSVAYGPEQVLIVLVTLGATALWYSLPIAVGILILLTALILSYRQIIFAYPHGGGAYMVSRENLGPNFGLVAGGSLLVDYILTVAVSVSAGADAVASAFPFLHEHKVFIAICFVLLITLLNLRGITESATVLSYPVYLFAIALLILIGVGVTNIMTGEVPTYKHTPVGTPVAGISLFLILKAFASGSSALTGVEAISNAIPNFRDPAPKNAAKTLAAMGLILAFLFSGITFLAYYYGIAPSSKETVVSQIASQTFGRNPMYFFIQGTTALILVLAANTGYSAFPLLAVNLAKDKYLPRMFNNRGDRLVYSNGIVTLAVAAIILIIVFQGNTENLIPLYAVGVFIPFTLSQTGMMLKWIREMPTNWLPKFIINTVGALICFVVTLMFFITKLAQVWPVFIFLPITVIIFHQIRKHYLAVGEQLRINEAVEDAPINGNVVVVPVAGLTTVVDASMKYVRSLSPDQVIAVYVGFDRESIVQFEKKWKERYPDVRIVTLYSYYRSIIGPLSKFIDLINHKASVENYSVTVIIPQFIPKKGWHYFLHNQSSLMIREFLLHRKNVVVSTVPFHLKK from the coding sequence TTGGTAAATACAGTAAAAAAGCTACTTATAGGAAAACCGTTAAAATCAACAGAATTAGGTGAACAAAAACTTACTAAAACTAAGGCATTAGCCATTCTTTCTTCAGATGCCTTAAGTTCTGTTGCGTATGGACCGGAACAAGTTCTAATTGTACTTGTAACTTTAGGTGCGACTGCTCTTTGGTATTCGCTTCCAATTGCAGTTGGCATACTTATTTTATTAACTGCACTTATTTTATCTTATCGACAAATCATTTTTGCCTATCCACATGGTGGTGGAGCTTATATGGTATCCAGAGAAAATCTAGGTCCTAATTTTGGCCTTGTTGCAGGGGGTTCATTACTTGTTGATTATATATTAACAGTGGCGGTAAGTGTCTCTGCAGGTGCAGATGCAGTTGCATCAGCTTTTCCATTTTTACATGAGCATAAAGTCTTCATTGCGATTTGTTTTGTGCTGCTAATTACGTTACTAAATCTACGTGGGATTACAGAATCAGCTACTGTGTTATCCTATCCTGTTTATTTATTTGCTATTGCTTTGCTTATTTTGATTGGTGTAGGTGTGACGAATATAATGACAGGTGAGGTCCCGACTTATAAACATACTCCGGTTGGTACACCCGTTGCTGGTATTTCTCTATTTTTAATTTTAAAAGCTTTTGCATCAGGAAGTTCTGCACTGACTGGAGTCGAGGCAATATCGAATGCCATACCAAATTTCCGTGATCCAGCTCCCAAAAATGCTGCAAAAACGCTGGCGGCGATGGGTCTCATTTTAGCATTTTTATTTTCAGGGATTACCTTTTTAGCATATTATTATGGAATTGCACCAAGTAGTAAAGAGACCGTTGTTTCTCAAATTGCTTCTCAAACTTTCGGAAGGAATCCGATGTACTTTTTTATCCAAGGAACGACTGCACTAATTTTAGTGCTCGCAGCAAATACTGGTTATTCGGCATTTCCTTTACTTGCCGTAAATCTCGCTAAAGACAAATATTTACCAAGAATGTTTAACAATCGTGGCGATCGATTAGTTTATTCCAATGGTATTGTAACACTTGCTGTTGCAGCTATTATTTTAATTATCGTTTTTCAAGGGAATACGGAAAACTTAATTCCATTGTATGCGGTCGGTGTGTTTATTCCATTTACATTGTCTCAAACAGGAATGATGTTGAAATGGATAAGAGAAATGCCAACAAATTGGTTACCAAAATTTATTATTAATACAGTTGGTGCATTGATTTGTTTTGTTGTTACCCTTATGTTTTTTATAACAAAATTGGCTCAAGTATGGCCGGTATTTATCTTTTTACCAATTACAGTTATTATTTTTCACCAAATTAGAAAACACTATTTGGCAGTAGGCGAACAATTACGAATTAATGAAGCAGTAGAAGATGCACCAATTAATGGAAATGTTGTTGTCGTTCCAGTAGCAGGACTTACAACCGTCGTTGATGCATCGATGAAATACGTACGCTCACTATCACCTGATCAAGTAATTGCCGTGTATGTGGGGTTTGACCGTGAAAGTATCGTCCAATTTGAAAAGAAATGGAAAGAACGCTATCCAGACGTACGAATTGTAACTTTATATTCTTATTACCGAAGCATTATTGGACCACTTTCTAAATTTATTGATCTTATTAACCATAAAGCAAGTGTAGAAAATTACAGTGTAACGGTGATTATTCCACAGTTTATACCGAAAAAAGGTTGGCACTATTTCTTGCATAATCAGTCTAGTCTAATGATTCGCGAATTTCTCTTACACCGGAAAAATGTTGTTGTAAGTACGGTTCCATTCCATTTAAAGAAATAA